CCCCGTGAACACGGCGTCGATGGCGACGCCGAGCACGACCGGGGGGAGGAGGCCGGCGACGCGGGCGACGACGTTCGCGGCCATCCCGATCGCGAGCCAGTGGGCCTCGGCGGCGCCGTACTCGCGGAACAGCCGGAGGAGGGGCCTGTCGACCCGGTCGCGGTACACTTCGAAGGCGTTGCGCTCGTCGGCGGCCATGGAGACGGGAATCGTGCGAGCCCCATGTATCCGACGGCTTCGGTCGGTTCGGCCGGGTTCGGCCGGGTTCGACGGACGCTCGGGCCGGCACCGTCCGGTTTAAGGCGAGCGGAGACCGTAGTACGGTATCGCAGTCGTGATCGACGATGAGTGACGGCCCGTCCGAGGGCGACGCCCTCCGCCGCATGTACCGGATCACCGCCGACCAGGAGCGGCCGTTCGAGGAGAAACTCCCGGACCTGTTGGACCTCGGTCGCGCGTACCTCGGCGTGGAGACCGGCTTCCTCACCGAGATCGACGACGAGACGCAGGTGATCGTGGACGCCCGCGGCGACCACGAACTGCTGCAGGCGGGCCGGAGCTGTCCGCTCTCGAAGGCGTACTGCAGGCGGACCGTCGACGTCGACGGCGCGCTGACGGTCCAGCACGCCCGCGTTGAGGGGTGGGAGGACGACGCCGCCTACGAGGAGTTCGGGCTGGAGGCGTACATCGGCGCGAAGGTCGTGGTCAACCGCGAGGTGTACGGCACCTTCTGTTTCGCCGACACCGAGGCGCGGGATCGTCCCTTCTCGGAGGACGAGGAGACGTTCGTGGAGCTGTTGGGCCAGTGGGTCGGCTACGAGCTGTTCCGGAAGCAGGCGACCGAGCGGATGCAGCGGCAGCGCGACGAGCTGGAGGAGTTCTCCCGGGTCGTCTCGCACGACATCCGGAACCCGCTGGGGATCATCGACGGCTACCTCGACATGGCGGAGCGGACCGGCGACCCGGAACATTTCCAGCGGTGTCGCGACGCGGTCGACCGGATGGAGTCGCTGATCGACGACCTGCTCTTCCTCACCCGCGAGGGCCGGACGATCGGGGGACGCGAGGAGGTCGACCTCGTGGCGCTCGCCCGCGAGTCGTGGTCGTTCGTGAGCGCCGGCGACGCGACGCTGGCGGTCGACACCGACCGCGTCGCCTTCGGCGACTGGAGCCGCCTCCAGCAGGTGTTCGAGAACCTGTTCCGGAACGGCGTCGAGCACGGCGGCGACGACGTGGCGATCCGGGTCGGCGACCTCGCGGACGGGACGGGAATCTACGTCGAGGACGACGGCGAGGGCATCCCGGAGGCCGAGCGCGACGACGTGTTCGTCGACGGCTACACCACCGACGCGTCGGGCACGGGGCTGGGGTTGACGATCATCCAGCAGGTCGTCTCGGCGCACGGCTGGGAGATCGCCGTGACGGAGGGCGCGGCGGGCGGAGCGCGGTTCGAGATCACCGGGATGGAGTTCTCCGAGTAGGCGGGGAGACGGTCCGAAAAGGCGCCGCGTCAGTCGTGTCGGAAGCAGCGCGACCCGGTGAACGCCATCGCCATGTCGTGCTCGTCGGCGGCGGCGATCACGTCCTCGTCGTTGACGGAGCCCCCCGGCTGGATCACGGCCTCGATCCCGGCCTCGGCGGCCTCCTCGATCGCGTCCGGGAACGGGAAGAAGGCGTCCGAGGCCATCACGGCGCCCTCGGCGGACTTACCCTCGGCGTCCTTCTCGGCCTTCATCGCCGCCAGCGTCACGGCGTCGACGCGCGACACCTGCCCCATGCCGACGCCGACCGTCTCCGTGCCGGTCGCGAACAGGATGCCGTTCGACTTGACGTGTTTGAGCGTCTTCCACGCGAAGACCATCGTCTCCAGCTGCTCGTCGGTGGGCTCGCGCTCGGTGACGACCTCCAGGTCCGCGGGGGTCGGCGACTGGAGGTCCCGCTCCTGCACGAGGCGGCCGCCGACGATCGGCTTCTCGGAGAAGCGCTCGGCGAAGCGGTCGTCGCCCTCGCCGAGCGGGCCGACGTCGAGCACGCGGAGGTTCCCCTTCTCCCGGAGCACGTCGAGCGCGCTGTCGGTGTAGCCGGGAGCGACGACGACCTCCTTGAACGAGTCGACGATCGCGGTCGCGGTGTCGGCGTCGCACTCGCGGTTCAGGGCGACGATGCCGCCGAACGCCGACTTCGCGTCGGTGCTGAGCGCGCGGTCGTACGCGTCCGCGAGCGCGTCGCCCGTCGCGCAGCCGGCGGGGTTCGTGTGCTTGATCACGGCGGCCGCGGGGTCGTCGAACTCCTTCACGAGGTTCAACGCGGCGTCGGCGTCGTTGTAGTTGTTGTACCCCATCCCCTTCGCGCCGGGGTTCAGCCGGTCGGCGCCGACGACGCTCGCCTCCTCGCAGCCGTCGTCCGCGTAGAGCGCGGCGTCCTGATGCGGGTTCTCCCCGTAGCGGAGCGTCTCGGCGCGTTCCTCGGAGACGAACCGGCGCTCGGGGAAGTCCCCGCCCGCGTCGCCCTCGACGGTCACGTCCACCGGGTCGCCGCGCTCGCGCTCGACCGTCACGCGCTCCTCGGCGAACCACCGGACCGCCCGCGGGTACGCCGTGAACTCCGCGTCGCGGAGCACCCGCTCTTTCAGCGCGTCGGCGTCGTCGTCGCCGTAGACGGGGACCGGCTCCTGGGTGACGATCGGGCCGCCGTCGATCTCCTCGGTGACGACGTGGACGGTACAGCCCGTCGTCCGGACGCCAGCGGCGAGCACCTGCTCGTGGGCGTCCATGCCGGGGAACGCCGGGAGCAGGGAGGGGTGGACGTTCAGTGTCGTCGGCGCCGCGTCGAGGAACTCGTCGGTGAGCACGCGCATGTACCCGTCGAGGCAGACCAGGTCGAAATCGTAGTCGGCGAGTCGATCGAGGATCCGGCGCTCGTGGGACGCGCGCGACTCCTCCTCGTCGCGCTCGACGACTTCGGTCGGGATCCGGCGCTCGGTCGCGGCCTCCAGCACGGGCGCCTGCTCCCGGTTCGTCAGGACGACCGACAGCTCCGCGCCGCCCGGCGCGACGTCGGCGATGTGTCTGAGGTTCCGCCCCCGGTTGCTCGCGAGTCCGGCGATCTTCATACGCGAGTGGACCGACCGATCGCGTATATCGATTGCGGTCCGGGGCGCCCGAGTATCCACGTTCGCGGATACAATGGGCGATCCGGGGTGGGAAACGGGAGGGAGCTATCCACGTCCGTGCGTCACGCCATCGACACGCTTTTGCTGGCTCCGGGGGCAGTCGCGGACATGACGGACCACGCCATCGACGGCCTGTCGCGGTCGGACCCCCTCGCGGCCGTCTCCCCGCTGGACGGGCGCTACGCCTCGCGGACCGCGCCGCTGTCGCCGTACGCGAGCGAGGCCGGGCTCATGCG
Above is a window of Halorubrum depositum DNA encoding:
- a CDS encoding sensor histidine kinase — its product is MSDGPSEGDALRRMYRITADQERPFEEKLPDLLDLGRAYLGVETGFLTEIDDETQVIVDARGDHELLQAGRSCPLSKAYCRRTVDVDGALTVQHARVEGWEDDAAYEEFGLEAYIGAKVVVNREVYGTFCFADTEARDRPFSEDEETFVELLGQWVGYELFRKQATERMQRQRDELEEFSRVVSHDIRNPLGIIDGYLDMAERTGDPEHFQRCRDAVDRMESLIDDLLFLTREGRTIGGREEVDLVALARESWSFVSAGDATLAVDTDRVAFGDWSRLQQVFENLFRNGVEHGGDDVAIRVGDLADGTGIYVEDDGEGIPEAERDDVFVDGYTTDASGTGLGLTIIQQVVSAHGWEIAVTEGAAGGARFEITGMEFSE
- the purN gene encoding phosphoribosylglycinamide formyltransferase, whose amino-acid sequence is MKIAGLASNRGRNLRHIADVAPGGAELSVVLTNREQAPVLEAATERRIPTEVVERDEEESRASHERRILDRLADYDFDLVCLDGYMRVLTDEFLDAAPTTLNVHPSLLPAFPGMDAHEQVLAAGVRTTGCTVHVVTEEIDGGPIVTQEPVPVYGDDDADALKERVLRDAEFTAYPRAVRWFAEERVTVERERGDPVDVTVEGDAGGDFPERRFVSEERAETLRYGENPHQDAALYADDGCEEASVVGADRLNPGAKGMGYNNYNDADAALNLVKEFDDPAAAVIKHTNPAGCATGDALADAYDRALSTDAKSAFGGIVALNRECDADTATAIVDSFKEVVVAPGYTDSALDVLREKGNLRVLDVGPLGEGDDRFAERFSEKPIVGGRLVQERDLQSPTPADLEVVTEREPTDEQLETMVFAWKTLKHVKSNGILFATGTETVGVGMGQVSRVDAVTLAAMKAEKDAEGKSAEGAVMASDAFFPFPDAIEEAAEAGIEAVIQPGGSVNDEDVIAAADEHDMAMAFTGSRCFRHD